One genomic window of Candidatus Neomarinimicrobiota bacterium includes the following:
- a CDS encoding alpha/beta hydrolase: MKKIIQIFVFISVIGTLMGAGTGSYYKLPNLEFDELDYGFPVKNIQIGNVDLAYVEQGEGPQTIMLIHGLGSYARAWTKNIEVLAQTHRVIAVDLPGYGHSSKGYYDYSMSFNADVLRHFIQKLGLGTVIVGGHSMGGQIAMTLALESPELVEKLILISPAGFERFNEGESAWMKNVMTPELVRDTPVRAIAKNVSINFYDFPEDAAWMITDRIQLRGAADFYDYCYAVSKNVEGMLRGVVWDKLDQIKQPTLVLFGANDALIPNRFLHPGWTKEIAEIANEIPNSTVTVIPRCGHFVQLDAPDAANKAILEFIK; encoded by the coding sequence ATGAAGAAAATTATACAAATATTCGTTTTTATATCAGTGATTGGAACACTCATGGGTGCCGGAACAGGATCTTATTATAAACTTCCCAACCTTGAATTTGATGAGCTGGATTATGGTTTTCCTGTTAAGAATATTCAGATCGGGAATGTAGATCTGGCATATGTCGAACAAGGGGAAGGCCCCCAGACGATAATGCTGATTCATGGACTGGGGAGCTATGCCCGGGCCTGGACCAAGAACATTGAGGTGCTTGCCCAAACCCATAGAGTCATTGCTGTTGATTTACCTGGCTATGGACATTCCAGTAAGGGCTATTACGATTATTCCATGTCCTTTAATGCTGATGTGTTAAGACATTTTATTCAGAAATTGGGCTTGGGGACAGTGATCGTTGGAGGACATTCAATGGGTGGTCAAATTGCCATGACCCTGGCGCTTGAAAGTCCCGAGCTGGTGGAGAAATTGATTTTGATTTCCCCAGCTGGTTTTGAACGTTTTAATGAGGGCGAATCTGCCTGGATGAAGAACGTCATGACCCCTGAATTGGTGAGGGATACGCCCGTCCGAGCCATTGCCAAAAATGTCAGTATTAATTTTTATGACTTCCCTGAAGATGCAGCCTGGATGATTACTGATCGGATTCAGCTGCGAGGTGCTGCAGACTTTTATGACTATTGCTATGCTGTATCAAAGAATGTTGAGGGCATGTTGAGGGGTGTTGTGTGGGATAAGTTGGATCAAATCAAGCAGCCCACTCTGGTTCTGTTTGGTGCCAATGATGCACTCATTCCAAACCGATTTTTACATCCTGGCTGGACCAAAGAAATAGCTGAAATAGCCAATGAAATACCAAATAGCACGGTGACGGTTATTCCAAGGTGTGGACACTTTGTCCAATTGGATGCACCGGACGCTGCCAATAAGGCTATTTTAGAATTTATAAAATAA
- a CDS encoding ketoacyl-ACP synthase III, whose translation MAELRNARILSTGMAVPNRIVPNSYFDEILGENVSEWLEDNLTIKERRWLSEGESVADLIESAALTILAKAKVKPEELDLIIISTDTPEYISPSTASIIQDRLSATGAGTFDLNAACAGFVTSIDMGAKYIQADPKYKYILVIGAYGMSRYLDLYDKKTVTLFADGASGVLLGADPEGVGHLQGLLYTEGQYADWMGIYAGGVKTPVTQEVLGNKDHLLKFVKKFPKELNPITWERMIRKVVADGGHDLSSVKQVFFTQININSIRATMEALHLPMEKAQTIMSYYGYTGSACIPMALNEAHNQGKLDRGDLIVFMGSGGGLAFACSAWIW comes from the coding sequence ATGGCTGAGCTCCGTAATGCACGTATTCTGTCAACAGGTATGGCGGTGCCTAATCGCATCGTCCCCAATTCATATTTTGATGAAATTCTGGGCGAGAATGTTTCGGAATGGTTGGAAGACAATCTCACCATAAAAGAGCGTCGTTGGCTATCTGAAGGCGAAAGTGTTGCGGATCTTATTGAATCAGCAGCACTCACCATTCTGGCAAAGGCCAAGGTGAAACCAGAAGAACTCGATCTCATTATTATTTCAACGGATACTCCAGAGTACATTTCACCATCGACTGCTTCAATCATTCAAGACCGTCTGAGCGCCACAGGAGCGGGAACCTTTGATTTGAATGCGGCCTGTGCAGGGTTTGTGACTTCAATTGACATGGGAGCCAAATATATCCAGGCTGATCCAAAATATAAATATATCCTGGTTATTGGTGCTTATGGGATGTCTCGCTATCTGGATTTATATGACAAAAAAACAGTGACCCTGTTCGCTGATGGCGCTTCTGGTGTGCTACTTGGTGCTGACCCTGAAGGTGTTGGACATCTACAGGGCTTGCTCTACACAGAGGGACAGTATGCGGACTGGATGGGGATTTATGCTGGTGGCGTGAAAACGCCTGTGACTCAAGAAGTGCTGGGTAACAAAGATCACCTCCTGAAATTTGTTAAAAAGTTCCCTAAAGAACTCAATCCCATCACCTGGGAAAGGATGATTCGCAAGGTTGTTGCCGATGGGGGGCACGATCTATCCAGTGTGAAGCAGGTCTTTTTTACCCAGATTAATATCAACAGCATCAGAGCAACCATGGAGGCTCTTCATCTGCCCATGGAAAAAGCTCAGACTATAATGTCTTATTATGGGTATACAGGATCGGCTTGTATTCCCATGGCACTCAATGAAGCCCACAATCAAGGCAAACTGGATCGAGGAGACCTCATCGTATTTATGGGTTCCGGTGGCGGTCTGGCTTTTGCGTGTTCCGCGTGGATCTGGTAG
- a CDS encoding SHOCT domain-containing protein has product MKLSKLIVLLLILSVMLQAGPRSRRNHHHPVRNYHHSYYPHHYNNYYSAYGYYGYYRYNRPVVVTTQSTTTYPTNLVTITVESVAEDIAALNDLMTRGLITEKDFERAKKTLLNRIGMSLNPDAQEATTEYLIGQIETLHQMHSRQLITEKEFKKQKNKLLAMI; this is encoded by the coding sequence ATGAAACTTAGCAAACTTATTGTCCTATTACTCATCCTTTCGGTCATGTTGCAGGCTGGTCCTCGATCAAGAAGAAATCATCATCACCCTGTGAGGAACTATCACCACTCCTATTACCCCCACCACTACAATAACTACTACTCAGCATATGGATATTATGGGTATTATAGATATAATCGACCTGTCGTGGTCACCACCCAATCGACCACTACTTACCCGACTAATCTGGTCACCATCACAGTCGAAAGTGTGGCAGAAGACATTGCTGCCTTGAATGACCTGATGACACGTGGTTTGATAACTGAAAAGGATTTTGAACGGGCCAAAAAGACGCTACTCAATCGTATCGGAATGTCTCTGAATCCAGATGCCCAGGAAGCAACTACTGAGTATCTAATTGGGCAAATCGAAACGCTGCATCAAATGCACTCCAGACAGCTCATCACAGAAAAAGAGTTCAAGAAACAAAAGAATAAGCTGTTGGCGATGATATAG
- a CDS encoding 2-hydroxyacyl-CoA dehydratase: MMIPTRSEYLKGLAQKGQRIMAVLPALYPRELLWAFHIHAAEIWDPPGEILHANAHLQTTICPIVKKSLEFILKEPHVINAGYLFPHTCDSLQNLGTQVKDLIGVSLPVYTFYNPKGSFNNTTTKYYQDILKNFQSTLEASYGRLDPEKLLAACVLSHKIDTHLLSIQQARMTDRLALNNQEYFKLMRAQEYLLPIDYLTLLELVDILEQPADSSKARMMVSGILPPNPEILGFLDEVGVSIVADDLLAVSRRLPTFAMDPPGSPLEYLTDRFFILPPCSTRAGDLDERLHYLNSRMNESQAQGILFDMVKFCEPELFDHRFLVKTLRERNIPVLTLETELENHISGQDKTRIEAFTEILFEMVAS, encoded by the coding sequence ATGATGATACCAACCCGATCAGAATACCTCAAAGGACTAGCCCAAAAAGGTCAGAGAATCATGGCTGTGCTGCCGGCCCTCTATCCCAGAGAGCTGCTCTGGGCATTCCATATTCATGCCGCTGAAATCTGGGATCCACCAGGAGAAATACTCCACGCCAACGCGCATCTACAGACTACCATTTGCCCCATTGTAAAAAAAAGCCTGGAATTTATCCTCAAAGAGCCTCATGTCATCAATGCAGGATACCTCTTTCCACATACCTGCGATTCTCTTCAAAACCTGGGCACTCAGGTCAAAGATCTTATCGGTGTTTCCCTTCCGGTTTACACCTTCTATAATCCCAAGGGCAGTTTTAACAATACGACGACAAAATATTACCAGGATATCCTCAAAAATTTCCAATCCACCTTGGAGGCGAGCTATGGACGTCTCGATCCTGAAAAACTGCTGGCTGCCTGTGTCCTGAGTCATAAAATCGATACACACCTCTTGTCAATCCAACAAGCCCGCATGACGGATCGCCTGGCTTTGAATAACCAGGAGTATTTCAAGCTCATGCGAGCTCAGGAGTACCTGCTCCCCATTGACTATTTGACCCTGCTTGAGCTTGTGGATATTCTGGAACAGCCTGCTGATTCTTCAAAAGCACGAATGATGGTGTCAGGAATCCTGCCACCAAACCCAGAAATTTTGGGTTTTCTCGATGAAGTGGGTGTGAGTATTGTTGCAGATGATTTACTGGCCGTCAGTCGACGCCTTCCAACGTTTGCCATGGATCCCCCAGGTTCACCTCTGGAATATTTAACCGATCGTTTCTTTATCTTGCCACCCTGTTCCACGCGGGCAGGTGACCTGGATGAAAGGCTACACTATCTAAATAGTCGTATGAATGAAAGTCAGGCTCAGGGCATACTATTCGATATGGTAAAATTCTGTGAGCCTGAGCTATTCGATCATCGTTTCCTGGTGAAAACACTTAGAGAAAGAAATATCCCTGTATTAACCCTGGAAACAGAATTGGAAAACCACATCTCAGGTCAAGACAAAACCCGTATCGAAGCGTTTACTGAAATTCTATTTGAGATGGTTGCGTCATGA
- a CDS encoding long-chain fatty acid--CoA ligase: protein MTRHAHDWLARWAYYTPDKLFLREHVSDRSWSYDQFNEVSRACARYLQQEMKLTKGDRMAIYSRNRMEYFMLYFAAIKLGVIVVPLNFRLTPVELDVLLTDAEPQLMIFEEDYSEQVNMLKSLPDSCQRMNIESLGSYLDREENASAIEFANTPIDSEDLVMILYTSGTTGVPKGAMITHKMLFWNSVNTSLRLDINSSDHTQAYAPLFHTGGWNVLFTPFLHHGASHTILEGFDPDIILELIEKEGSTVLFGVPTMMQMLADSPRFHTTDLSSLRYAVVGGAPMPIPLIEIWHQKDVPIRQGYGLTEVGPNCFSLNQDAAISKQGSIGFPNFYMDAQVLSESGEEAGMDEPGELCLRSPVVTSGYWRKPEETRNAIDDGWFHTGDMARKDKDGYFYIVDRKKNMFISGGENVYPAEVEAILIQHPHIKDAAVIGIPDEQWGEVGLAFLVATREIEIAEVRDFCLKSLAKYKTPKQVCLIEALPLNDSGKLDRKHLIEMYKQQKETR, encoded by the coding sequence TTGACACGACATGCACATGATTGGCTGGCGCGCTGGGCTTATTATACCCCAGATAAATTATTTCTTCGCGAACATGTCAGTGATCGTTCCTGGAGTTATGACCAATTCAATGAGGTGTCCAGGGCCTGTGCCAGATATCTGCAGCAGGAGATGAAGCTCACCAAAGGCGACCGGATGGCGATATACTCCCGCAATCGCATGGAATATTTCATGCTCTATTTTGCAGCCATCAAACTTGGGGTCATTGTAGTACCTCTGAATTTTCGATTAACCCCAGTTGAATTAGATGTTTTGCTCACAGATGCGGAACCCCAGCTTATGATTTTTGAGGAAGACTATTCTGAGCAAGTCAACATGCTGAAATCCCTGCCCGATAGCTGTCAGAGAATGAATATTGAATCGCTTGGTTCCTACCTTGACAGGGAAGAAAATGCTTCTGCAATTGAGTTCGCCAATACCCCGATTGATTCTGAGGATCTGGTCATGATTCTCTATACTTCTGGAACCACTGGCGTACCCAAAGGTGCTATGATCACCCATAAAATGCTTTTCTGGAACTCAGTGAATACATCGCTGCGTCTGGATATTAATTCAAGCGATCATACTCAGGCCTATGCACCCCTTTTTCACACGGGAGGCTGGAACGTTCTCTTTACGCCCTTCCTACACCATGGAGCCTCTCATACTATCCTGGAAGGCTTTGACCCAGATATCATTTTGGAGTTGATCGAAAAAGAGGGGTCAACGGTTCTATTCGGTGTTCCAACCATGATGCAAATGTTGGCAGATTCACCCAGATTCCATACCACTGATCTTTCCAGCTTGCGCTATGCAGTGGTGGGAGGCGCTCCAATGCCCATTCCACTGATTGAAATCTGGCATCAAAAGGATGTCCCCATCAGGCAGGGTTACGGTCTCACAGAGGTGGGCCCCAATTGCTTCTCATTGAATCAGGACGCAGCCATCAGCAAACAGGGGAGTATTGGATTCCCTAATTTCTACATGGATGCCCAGGTCTTGTCTGAATCTGGAGAAGAGGCAGGCATGGATGAACCAGGTGAACTCTGTTTACGCTCGCCAGTGGTCACATCGGGGTATTGGCGCAAACCGGAGGAGACCAGGAACGCTATTGATGATGGGTGGTTTCATACGGGTGACATGGCCCGAAAAGACAAAGATGGTTACTTTTATATCGTTGATCGCAAAAAGAACATGTTCATCAGCGGTGGTGAAAATGTGTATCCAGCTGAGGTTGAGGCAATCCTGATTCAACACCCCCATATCAAGGATGCCGCCGTAATTGGAATCCCAGATGAGCAATGGGGTGAAGTGGGTCTCGCCTTTCTTGTCGCAACAAGGGAAATTGAGATTGCAGAGGTCAGGGACTTCTGTCTGAAGTCGCTGGCAAAATATAAAACACCAAAACAGGTTTGTTTGATCGAAGCGCTACCATTGAATGACTCTGGTAAGCTGGATCGCAAACATTTAATAGAAATGTACAAACAACAAAAGGAGACAAGATGA
- a CDS encoding thioesterase family protein: MYPYLRTIKTILSAKHRSSLNFGDTGILNLRAGFSDIDHYGEINNGRQLTLMDLGRYDLGVRGGLMKLISQKKWGFAVGGSSIRYRRRITLWKKFQLHSEVIGHDGRWFYFLQKMCQGETICSSALIKAGVVSNNGLVPAEQVMKEFPNNTWTGELPDWVKAWINAESQRPWPPNSPQ; the protein is encoded by the coding sequence ATGTACCCCTATCTCAGAACCATTAAAACCATTCTCTCAGCCAAACATCGTAGCTCACTGAATTTCGGTGATACCGGTATTCTAAATCTTCGAGCGGGGTTTTCTGATATTGACCACTATGGAGAAATCAATAATGGGAGACAGCTGACCCTTATGGACCTGGGGCGTTATGATCTTGGGGTAAGAGGCGGCTTGATGAAGCTCATCTCACAAAAGAAATGGGGTTTTGCAGTTGGCGGCTCCAGTATTCGCTACCGGCGCAGAATAACCCTGTGGAAAAAGTTTCAATTACACAGTGAGGTCATTGGTCACGATGGGCGCTGGTTCTATTTTCTCCAGAAAATGTGTCAGGGAGAAACCATCTGTTCTTCGGCCCTCATCAAGGCTGGGGTTGTTTCGAACAATGGATTGGTCCCAGCTGAGCAGGTCATGAAGGAGTTTCCGAATAATACCTGGACCGGTGAATTACCAGACTGGGTTAAAGCCTGGATCAATGCTGAAAGCCAGCGACCCTGGCCGCCAAACTCTCCCCAATAA
- a CDS encoding 2-hydroxyglutaryl-CoA dehydratase: protein MADLYFAGVDVGSLSTDVSIIDLSGKVLSEIVIPTGVNGSAAAEEAFDAALKLADLTRDRITRITATGYGRASVVFATGKTTEISCHGVGAHQLFPKTGTVIDIGGQDSKVIQIDSRGRMLDFTMNDKCAAGTGRFLEVMANRLDLDLDELSSPLNIEGESAPISSTCTVFAESEVISLLAKNTPRKDIVHGLQRSIVNRIWSMVTSIGIEGEVTLSGGVAHNKGLVKLLEEKLGLTLNIPENPQTVGALGGAHIARRAYQSSLEPRSN, encoded by the coding sequence ATGGCTGATCTTTATTTCGCTGGCGTGGATGTAGGGTCACTCAGCACTGATGTATCCATCATTGATCTTTCAGGAAAAGTTCTTTCTGAAATTGTCATCCCCACTGGTGTGAATGGGTCCGCAGCAGCTGAAGAAGCCTTTGACGCTGCTCTAAAATTGGCAGATCTCACCCGGGATCGCATCACAAGAATCACTGCTACAGGGTACGGACGTGCCTCAGTGGTTTTTGCCACTGGAAAAACCACTGAAATCAGTTGCCATGGAGTCGGTGCGCATCAACTATTTCCAAAAACAGGCACTGTCATTGATATTGGTGGTCAGGATAGCAAGGTTATACAGATAGATTCACGGGGTCGTATGCTTGATTTTACCATGAACGATAAATGTGCCGCTGGAACAGGTCGTTTTCTCGAGGTCATGGCCAACCGTCTGGATCTTGATCTGGATGAATTGAGCAGCCCTCTGAATATTGAGGGAGAATCTGCACCAATTAGTAGCACCTGCACGGTCTTCGCTGAGAGTGAGGTCATCTCCCTCCTGGCCAAAAATACCCCGCGAAAAGATATCGTACATGGTTTGCAGCGGTCTATTGTGAACCGGATTTGGAGCATGGTCACCTCGATTGGTATTGAAGGCGAAGTCACCCTGTCAGGAGGGGTTGCCCATAATAAGGGTCTGGTAAAATTGTTGGAAGAGAAGCTGGGACTTACCTTGAATATTCCCGAAAACCCACAAACTGTAGGTGCACTGGGGGGTGCTCATATTGCCCGTCGAGCTTATCAAAGCAGTCTCGAGCCTCGCTCAAATTAA
- a CDS encoding glucose 1-dehydrogenase yields the protein MNKLESKVAIITGGAAGIGMATVEKFLAEGAIVSAWDINQEMGDALMAALQTPDNRLEFRAVDVTDEDSVHGAVTAIVEKYGQLDILINNAGITRDATLLKMESAAFDQVIDVNLKAVFICGQAAARQMVSQGSGVILNASSVVGLYGNFGQTNYVASKAGVIGMTQVWARELGRKGVRVNAIAPGFIATEMVKKMPEKVIEMMAGKAPLQRIGEPSEVAAAYAFLASDEASFIHGTTLSVDGGLIS from the coding sequence ATGAATAAACTTGAATCAAAAGTTGCAATTATTACCGGGGGAGCGGCTGGAATTGGCATGGCCACGGTTGAAAAGTTTTTAGCAGAAGGCGCCATCGTATCCGCCTGGGATATTAATCAGGAAATGGGTGATGCTCTCATGGCTGCGCTTCAAACTCCTGACAATAGACTTGAATTTCGAGCCGTGGATGTAACTGATGAAGATTCTGTCCATGGAGCCGTGACAGCCATCGTTGAGAAATATGGCCAGTTGGATATTCTGATCAACAATGCCGGTATCACCAGAGATGCGACACTCCTCAAGATGGAAAGCGCTGCTTTTGATCAGGTGATTGATGTGAATTTAAAGGCGGTCTTCATCTGTGGTCAAGCCGCTGCAAGACAAATGGTTTCCCAGGGCTCAGGTGTCATACTAAATGCCAGCTCAGTCGTCGGACTCTATGGAAATTTTGGACAGACTAACTATGTCGCTTCTAAAGCAGGTGTCATTGGAATGACCCAGGTCTGGGCCAGAGAGTTGGGACGCAAAGGCGTGCGCGTGAACGCCATCGCTCCAGGATTCATTGCCACTGAAATGGTCAAAAAGATGCCGGAGAAAGTCATCGAAATGATGGCGGGTAAAGCACCCCTGCAGCGTATTGGTGAACCCTCAGAAGTGGCGGCGGCCTATGCGTTTCTGGCTTCAGACGAAGCTTCATTTATCCATGGCACCACACTCTCAGTAGATGGAGGGTTGATTTCCTGA
- a CDS encoding MarR family transcriptional regulator — MTDKIKHEFVNRFGDAYKDFGLPILMGRIVGLLLYWDKPMSLDTMTDELHVSKGPVSQILRRLRDHNLVKRVWVGGDRKDYYQVVDHIFLQAFINQAELLRRNLSLAKEFERKLRNNDKPEMAKFKSRMEEMVQFNTQMQEYLNSFIDTWREEQTDT; from the coding sequence ATGACAGATAAGATTAAACACGAATTTGTGAATCGCTTTGGCGATGCTTATAAGGATTTTGGACTCCCCATTCTCATGGGGCGAATTGTGGGATTGTTGCTGTACTGGGATAAGCCCATGTCTTTGGACACAATGACTGATGAGTTGCATGTAAGTAAGGGTCCCGTGAGCCAGATATTGCGACGCCTGAGAGATCATAATCTGGTGAAGCGGGTTTGGGTGGGGGGCGATCGCAAAGATTACTACCAGGTTGTGGATCACATCTTCCTCCAGGCATTTATCAATCAGGCCGAGCTATTGCGGAGAAACTTGAGCCTGGCCAAAGAATTTGAAAGAAAACTCCGGAACAATGATAAACCTGAAATGGCAAAATTTAAATCTCGCATGGAAGAAATGGTTCAATTCAACACACAGATGCAAGAATATCTGAACTCATTTATTGATACCTGGCGAGAAGAACAAACTGACACGTAG
- a CDS encoding 2-hydroxyacyl-CoA dehydratase produces MSIRAELKYKIMKDYGAPALMALQEFRKRRPRPIPKAFGPPLESNKRLKEILSRHYFLSRYAPGVKKVAWVTSGAPVELLRAFDFYTIYPENHSALVGAKKQGAEYCGIAEGSGFSQDLCSYARIDLGHMLSGKTPAGKLPKPDLLFCSNNICQTVLYWYKAIAHELDIPLIHFDAPFVTTEQTEADINYMAQQLQDMIPILERVSGRVFYLNIFEDILKRSMETSRTWGAILDAMKAQPAPMTIFDAFGHLAPIVSLRGLPVAQDYYHILMEEIDTRVSQGIGAISNERYRLIWDNIAIWYKVRFLATFFAERKMNFVTATYTNAWAETTGYLDVKDPWTSMAKTYGQIILNNNLKHRLDLMKKMIKTYAVDGMVMHSTRSCKPYSVGQFDLRKAITADLDLPAVILDADIADERVWSEQQIHTRLEAFCETLEGSKHG; encoded by the coding sequence ATGAGTATCAGAGCAGAGTTAAAATATAAAATCATGAAAGATTATGGAGCTCCCGCTCTCATGGCGCTTCAAGAATTCAGAAAGCGGAGACCCCGTCCCATCCCCAAGGCATTTGGACCACCCCTGGAATCCAATAAGCGTCTGAAAGAGATTCTCAGTCGCCATTATTTCCTCTCCAGATATGCTCCTGGCGTAAAAAAAGTCGCCTGGGTCACCAGTGGTGCTCCCGTGGAACTCCTGAGAGCTTTTGATTTCTATACCATCTATCCTGAGAACCATTCGGCACTGGTAGGAGCCAAAAAACAGGGCGCTGAATACTGTGGAATCGCCGAAGGAAGTGGATTTAGCCAAGATTTATGTTCGTATGCCCGTATCGATCTGGGACATATGCTGTCCGGTAAAACACCAGCCGGGAAACTGCCCAAACCGGATTTGTTATTTTGTTCAAACAACATCTGTCAGACCGTCCTCTACTGGTATAAGGCCATTGCTCATGAACTTGACATTCCCCTGATTCATTTCGATGCTCCCTTTGTTACTACGGAGCAGACTGAAGCCGATATCAATTATATGGCTCAACAACTACAGGATATGATCCCCATCCTTGAGCGGGTTTCAGGACGAGTATTTTATCTAAATATTTTTGAGGATATCCTCAAACGCTCCATGGAAACCTCCAGGACCTGGGGTGCCATCCTGGATGCCATGAAGGCTCAACCTGCGCCCATGACCATCTTTGACGCCTTTGGTCATCTTGCTCCCATTGTATCCCTGCGCGGTTTGCCTGTGGCACAAGATTACTACCATATATTGATGGAGGAGATCGACACTCGAGTTTCTCAGGGAATTGGCGCTATCAGTAATGAACGTTATCGCTTGATCTGGGATAATATTGCCATCTGGTATAAGGTTCGGTTTTTAGCTACATTTTTTGCTGAGAGAAAAATGAATTTTGTGACTGCCACCTATACCAATGCCTGGGCTGAGACAACAGGATATCTTGATGTGAAAGACCCCTGGACTTCCATGGCTAAAACGTATGGGCAAATCATTTTGAACAACAATTTGAAGCACCGTCTTGATTTGATGAAAAAGATGATCAAGACCTATGCGGTGGATGGGATGGTCATGCATTCAACACGCAGCTGCAAACCCTATTCGGTAGGTCAATTTGATCTGCGTAAGGCCATCACTGCTGATCTTGATCTACCTGCTGTTATTCTGGATGCAGACATCGCAGATGAGCGGGTATGGTCCGAGCAGCAGATCCACACTCGGCTCGAAGCCTTTTGTGAAACCCTGGAAGGATCAAAACATGGCTGA
- a CDS encoding sodium:solute symporter, with amino-acid sequence MNANTDMVLYSWILMILLASGILVLVVRGARKTKSMQDYALGSFLFSPAAVGISLAASMTSAATFIINPGFIAIYGISAVISYAVVLPLAAMGSLVILSKGFRKFGATVKVITLSQWMGVRYNSKAYQTFFAILSLLLITFIVLIVVGLTKVLSSTLAISEMAALLGIVIFIFGYMMFGGANSMVYTNTIQGSIMLVVAFLLLGSGYEHFSAGIHGFLDKLSSIDPDLVGTTNTNSFLFRDWFEIGVVQIVVGVAIVCQPHIITKSLLLKDERSVNRFLVVAVITELIFFSVVIAGLYARIAFPDLSVGGSALKMDGIIPAYVLNEFPVFIGLFVVLGLIAAGLSTLEGLIQSISTTMTEDLIKPALIKFRGDSPADNLMIKINRLVIVLLAIVAIILSRQQLLFPKLSVAIFAQNGVYAFFAAAFFPILFGMFSKRTPPLAAIAASVTAVVIHFTMYYGKISVPFTLATGENPGVAAAVAIVLSLVVGSIIFQLKKEPLS; translated from the coding sequence ATGAATGCAAACACAGATATGGTTTTGTATAGTTGGATTCTAATGATTCTGCTGGCCAGCGGAATTCTTGTGCTGGTTGTTAGAGGGGCCCGAAAAACCAAAAGTATGCAGGACTATGCGCTGGGATCTTTTTTGTTTTCACCAGCTGCAGTGGGAATTTCATTGGCTGCGTCCATGACCAGTGCAGCTACCTTTATTATAAACCCCGGATTTATTGCCATTTATGGTATTTCGGCTGTGATATCCTACGCCGTAGTACTGCCCCTGGCGGCCATGGGGTCACTCGTGATCCTCAGCAAGGGCTTCCGGAAATTTGGTGCCACGGTTAAGGTGATTACCCTCTCACAATGGATGGGCGTACGCTATAACAGCAAAGCCTACCAAACTTTTTTTGCCATTTTGTCCCTGTTGCTCATCACATTCATCGTCCTTATCGTTGTGGGTCTGACAAAGGTGCTGTCAAGTACTTTGGCCATATCGGAAATGGCAGCGCTCCTGGGAATCGTCATCTTTATTTTTGGTTATATGATGTTCGGTGGTGCCAATTCCATGGTCTATACCAACACCATACAGGGATCCATCATGTTGGTGGTTGCATTCCTGCTCTTGGGCTCTGGATATGAACATTTCAGTGCCGGAATACACGGTTTCCTGGACAAGCTGTCCAGCATTGATCCTGATCTGGTGGGCACCACAAACACCAACAGCTTTCTATTTCGAGACTGGTTTGAAATTGGTGTCGTTCAAATAGTAGTGGGTGTCGCCATCGTCTGTCAACCGCATATCATTACAAAAAGTCTGCTCCTCAAAGATGAGAGGAGTGTTAATCGCTTTTTGGTTGTCGCCGTCATAACGGAGCTGATTTTCTTTAGCGTGGTCATCGCTGGATTGTATGCCAGAATTGCCTTCCCCGATCTCTCAGTTGGAGGCAGCGCTTTAAAGATGGATGGCATTATACCAGCCTATGTTCTGAATGAATTCCCAGTGTTTATTGGATTGTTTGTAGTTCTGGGATTGATAGCAGCCGGTTTGAGTACTCTGGAGGGACTGATCCAGAGTATATCAACAACGATGACAGAAGATTTGATAAAACCAGCCCTGATCAAATTCAGAGGGGATAGTCCTGCTGACAACTTAATGATAAAAATTAACCGTCTTGTCATTGTCTTGCTGGCTATCGTTGCCATCATCCTATCCAGGCAACAACTCCTATTTCCCAAGTTATCTGTAGCCATTTTTGCCCAGAATGGTGTTTATGCGTTCTTCGCAGCAGCCTTTTTCCCCATTCTGTTTGGCATGTTTTCGAAACGGACACCACCACTTGCCGCCATTGCTGCCAGTGTCACAGCGGTTGTTATTCACTTCACCATGTACTATGGCAAGATATCCGTCCCCTTTACCCTGGCAACCGGTGAAAACCCCGGAGTGGCCGCTGCTGTAGCCATTGTTCTATCACTGGTGGTGGGATCAATCATTTTCCAGCTAAAGAAGGAGCCCCTGTCTTGA